The proteins below come from a single Drosophila kikkawai strain 14028-0561.14 chromosome 3R, DkikHiC1v2, whole genome shotgun sequence genomic window:
- the Ccp84Ad gene encoding larval cuticle protein A2B: MAFKFIALFALIAAANAGVLPAAQVYHAAPAVATYAHAPVAVAHAQPVLAKAAEEYDPHPQYKYAYDVQDSLSGDSKSQVEERDGDVVRGEYSLIDADGYKRTVQYTADPINGFNAVVNREPLVKAVAVAPVVKTVAAAPVAHYAAPAAYTSYAAPAVVKTVAPVAHYAAPAVVKTVAPVAHYAAPAVVKTVAPVAHYAAPATYTSYAAPAVAYHH, translated from the exons ATGGCATTCAAG TTCATCGCTCTCTTCGCCCTGATCGCCGCCGCCAACGCCGGTGTTCTGCCCGCCGCCCAGGTGTACCACGCCGCTCCCGCTGTGGCCACCTACGCCCACGCACCTGTGGCCGTGGCCCATGCCCAGCCCGTCCTGgccaaggctgccgaggagtACGATCCCCATCCCCAGTACAAGTACGCCTACGATGTCCAGGACTCTCTGTCTGGAGACTCCAAGAGCCAGGTGGAGGAGCGCGACGGAGATGTGGTCCGCGGCGAGTACTCCCTGATCGATGCCGATGGCTACAAGAGGACCGTCCAGTACACCGCCGATCCCATCAACGGATTCAACGCCGTGGTGAACCGTGAGCCCCTTGTCAAGGCCGTTGCCGTTGCTCCCGTTGTGAAGACCGTTGCCGCTGCCCCTGTGGCCCACTATGCCGCCCCCGCTGCCTACACCTCGTACGCTGCCCCAGCTGTCGTGAAGACCGTTGCTCCCGTTGCCCACTACGCTGCCCCAGCCGTGGTCAAGACCGTGGCTCCAGTTGCCCACTACGCTGCCCCCGCTGTGGTCAAGACTGTGGCTCCAGTGGCTCACTATGCCGCCCCTGCCACCTACACCTCGTACGCCGCCCCCGCTGTTGCCTACCACCACTAA
- the Ccp84Af gene encoding larval cuticle protein A2B, whose translation MAFKFFAVLALVAAVSAGVLPVQQVYHAAPAPAAVAYAHAPVAVAHAQPVLTKATEEYDPHPQYKYAYDVQDSLSGDSKSQVEERDGDVVHGEYSLIDADGYKRVVQYTSDPVNGFNAVVNRIPLEHVKTVVKTVAPVAVPVAAAPLPVAYHQHH comes from the exons ATGGCCTTCAAG TTCTTCGCTGTTCTCGCCCTCGTTGCGGCCGTCAGTGCTGGAGTCCTTCCTGTCCAGCAGGTGTACCACGCCGCCCCAGCCCCTGCTGCGGTGGCCTATGCCCACGCCCCCGTGGCTGTGGCCCATGCCCAGCCCGTCCTGACCAAGGCGACCGAGGAGTACGATCCCCATCCCCAGTACAAGTACGCCTACGATGTCCAGGACTCTCTGTCCGGTGACTCCAAGAGCCAGGTTGAGGAGCGTGATGGCGACGTGGTCCATGGCGAGTACTCCCTGATCGATGCCGATGGCTACAAGAGGGTGGTTCAGTACACCTCTGATCCCGTCAACGGATTCAACGCCGTCGTCAACCGCATTCCCCTCGAGCATGTGAAGACTGTGGTGAAGACCGTGGCTCCCGTGGCTGTGCCCGTTGCTGCTGCCCCACTGCCAGTGGCCTACCATCAGCACCACTAA
- the Ccp84Ae gene encoding larval cuticle protein A3A — protein sequence MALKLVIALALFAVAHGAVQRTAAPVAVAATPVPVLAKTVELEEVDPHPQYSYSYDVQDSLSGDNKGHVEERDGDVVRGEYSLIDADGFKRTVTYTADPVNGFNAVVRREPLAAVVAAEPVVKVAAPLIKAAAPVALAAPAPAVAIPAPIVRSAPLAVSTPFVRSAPLAVAAPVIKSAPLALTTPFVRSAPLAVAAPAPVLRTAAYTAPLRYTAPAYTVANL from the exons ATGGCCCTTAAG CTCGTGATCGCTTTGGCTCTCTTCGCCGTGGCCCATGGAGCCGTACAGAGAACCGCTGCCCCGGTGGCAGTGGCTGCCACTCCCGTTCCCGTCCTGGCCAAGACAGTTGAGCTAGAGGAGGTGGATCCGCATCCGCAGTACTCCTACAGCTACGACGTGCAGGACTCCCTCTCTGGTGACAACAAGGGACATGTGGAGGAGCGTGACGGAGACGTGGTCCGCGGCGAGTACTCCCTGATCGATGCCGATGGCTTCAAGCGCACCGTTACCTACACCGCCGATCCCGTCAACGGATTCAACGCCGTCGTCCGCCGTGAACCGCTTGCGGCCGTGGTGGCCGCCGAGCCTGTGGTGAAGGTTGCCGCTCCACTGATCAAGGCTGCCGCCCCCGTGGCCCTCGCTGCCCCAGCGCCAGCAGTTGCGATCCCAGCTCCCATCGTTCGCTCTGCTCCTCTGGCTGTTTCCACGCCCTTCGTCCGCTCTGCTCCCCTGGCAGTGGCTGCTCCCGTGATCAAGTCCGCTCCTCTGGCTCTGACCACTCCTTTTGTCCGCTCTGCTCCTTTGGCGGTGGCTGCGCCCGCTCCAGTTCTGCGCACTGCTGCCTACACCGCGCCCTTGCGGTACACCGCCCCTGCCTACACCGTCGCCAACTTGTAA